One Bacteroidales bacterium genomic window carries:
- a CDS encoding TonB-dependent receptor, which produces MSNNNISKFIILTLFLFLFYNATAQKLSIKGNVINEETKERLFGVNVFIKNTTTGTITNETGEFQLNKQNSDTITIVFSLIGFKTQEKIISIAGTNYFQIKLKPATVSIAEIVVVSAKNQLTIFEQTTPVSIVTNDNIIENSTQNIPDILTQMPAVSLAGQGYHRSPSVRGLASKRVIIMVDGERISSERNEGAAGTYVNPLDIKNIEILRGPYSTLYGSDAVGGVVNIITQDYKVPLSNKYVGGALITNYQSISNGYNANLLLNSKISDKFFIHLTAGKRKANSYKNAKGDEVQGTNFDEKSVSSKLTFKPNKNHKLQLNMFLSEADSIGKPAFSDSLNALHPNDDHYKFGVNYKLKNITPWLQNMSVKASYHKHNINARIYNYIPVKWGRVINMQKNLYNTDISCKQDFNIKITGKLKVLTGFDFYERGAVHIDEQTKSYLYDPDNSLFYLGELVYEGPQDTIIDNSYQRSYGVFAHINYSLSEKIYLNGGLRWNKFNTTVNLVNTTNMPPYDYSNNTYDKKNKNNEAFSNNFGISFLPKKNINITANIGQAFRVPSSKELFVNTVTPGGMNLSNDSLVPEKSLNIDLGIKFKNKNNHRNNVSLFLFRNYINDMIIIEWDSLHASGKFANKNTLLYGTELLFNYEISKKIFINGNISYITAYESENKEPLMNVPPFQAYTNIKYFIIKKEFWMSISGRYSAKEYEVAVGDVPADDFYVFDISTGLKFNKYFGIILSVTNVLNQDYREHYQYDWMRKPGRSFNAGFNFNF; this is translated from the coding sequence ATGAGCAACAATAATATTTCAAAGTTTATTATTTTAACTTTGTTTTTATTTTTATTTTATAATGCAACAGCACAGAAGTTAAGCATTAAAGGAAACGTAATTAATGAAGAAACCAAAGAAAGATTATTTGGAGTAAACGTATTTATTAAAAATACAACAACCGGCACAATAACAAATGAAACCGGTGAATTTCAATTGAACAAGCAAAATTCTGACACTATAACAATTGTATTTTCTTTAATTGGATTTAAAACACAAGAAAAAATAATCTCAATTGCAGGCACAAATTATTTTCAAATAAAGCTAAAACCTGCAACTGTTTCTATTGCTGAAATTGTAGTTGTTTCTGCAAAAAATCAATTAACAATCTTTGAACAAACCACCCCTGTATCAATAGTTACTAATGATAATATAATTGAAAATTCTACACAGAATATTCCGGACATATTAACACAAATGCCGGCGGTTTCACTCGCCGGACAAGGCTACCATCGTTCGCCTTCGGTAAGAGGATTGGCAAGTAAGCGAGTTATTATTATGGTTGACGGAGAAAGAATTAGTTCGGAAAGAAATGAAGGTGCTGCGGGAACTTATGTTAATCCGTTGGATATTAAAAATATAGAAATATTAAGAGGTCCGTATTCTACACTTTACGGTTCTGATGCTGTCGGAGGTGTTGTAAATATTATAACACAAGATTATAAAGTGCCGCTGTCAAATAAATATGTCGGCGGAGCATTAATAACAAATTATCAATCAATTAGTAACGGATATAATGCAAACCTTTTATTAAACAGTAAAATATCTGATAAATTTTTCATTCACCTGACTGCCGGAAAACGAAAAGCAAATTCATATAAAAATGCAAAAGGCGATGAAGTTCAGGGAACTAATTTTGATGAAAAATCAGTTAGCTCAAAACTTACATTTAAGCCGAATAAAAATCACAAATTACAACTTAATATGTTTTTAAGTGAAGCAGATTCAATTGGGAAACCCGCATTTTCCGATTCTCTGAATGCTTTGCATCCAAATGACGACCACTATAAATTTGGTGTTAATTATAAGCTGAAAAATATTACGCCGTGGTTACAAAATATGTCTGTAAAAGCATCTTATCATAAACATAATATCAATGCTCGAATTTACAATTACATACCTGTAAAGTGGGGCAGAGTAATAAATATGCAAAAAAATCTTTATAATACGGATATTAGCTGCAAACAAGATTTTAATATCAAAATTACCGGTAAATTAAAAGTTCTTACAGGATTTGATTTTTATGAAAGAGGAGCTGTTCATATAGATGAACAAACGAAATCTTATTTATATGACCCTGACAATTCACTGTTTTATTTAGGCGAATTAGTATATGAAGGACCACAAGACACAATTATAGACAATTCATATCAAAGAAGTTACGGCGTTTTTGCTCATATAAATTATTCCTTATCAGAAAAAATTTATTTAAACGGCGGTTTGCGTTGGAATAAATTTAATACAACAGTAAATCTTGTAAATACAACGAACATGCCGCCTTATGATTACAGCAATAATACTTACGATAAAAAAAATAAAAATAATGAAGCTTTCAGTAACAATTTCGGAATATCATTTTTGCCGAAGAAAAATATAAATATTACTGCAAATATCGGACAAGCATTTCGTGTTCCGTCTTCAAAAGAATTATTTGTAAACACTGTTACACCGGGCGGAATGAATTTATCCAACGATTCATTAGTTCCTGAAAAAAGTTTGAATATTGATCTCGGTATTAAATTCAAAAATAAAAATAATCATCGAAATAATGTTTCATTGTTTCTTTTCAGAAATTATATTAATGATATGATTATTATTGAATGGGATTCGTTGCATGCCTCAGGGAAATTTGCAAATAAAAATACATTATTATACGGAACAGAACTTCTTTTTAATTATGAAATATCTAAAAAAATATTTATTAACGGAAACATATCTTATATCACGGCTTATGAATCAGAAAATAAAGAACCTTTAATGAATGTGCCGCCTTTTCAGGCATATACAAATATTAAATATTTTATTATTAAAAAAGAATTTTGGATGAGTATAAGCGGAAGATATTCGGCAAAAGAATATGAAGTTGCTGTTGGTGACGTGCCTGCCGATGATTTTTATGTTTTTGATATTTCAACCGGTCTGAAATTTAATAAATATTTCGGAATTATATTATCAGTAACAAATGTACTAAACCAAGATTACAGAGAACATTATCAATACGATTGGATGAGAAAACCCGGACGCAGTTTTAATGCCGGTTTTAATTTTAATTTTTAG
- a CDS encoding formylglycine-generating enzyme family protein, with protein MYKFIGYFFLTVCIIFFNAGDLFSQINKKDSSFVYIENGYFYIGNNKGDTDEMPMTKIYINDFYISKYEVTNKQYCDFLNKLKPHDDTLKTYIDIKGSWSNLNCRIYKDSNEFKVEKDYENYPVNYVSWYGANAYCKYYGYRLPTEAEWEYTAKGGKGNFFKILFKRYYEFSGSNDPISVAWYKENSERKIHKVGTKYPNKANVFDMSGNLDEWCNDWYLPDYYSEIEKENPQGPGNADFKVYRGGSWYNSEKMIRITNRRASNPKSQKATIGFRVVKDVETFSPARN; from the coding sequence ATGTATAAGTTTATCGGATATTTTTTTCTCACAGTATGCATTATTTTTTTTAATGCCGGTGATCTATTTTCACAAATTAATAAAAAAGATTCTTCTTTTGTGTATATAGAAAACGGATATTTCTATATCGGTAATAATAAAGGAGATACAGACGAAATGCCAATGACAAAAATTTATATAAATGATTTTTATATCTCAAAATATGAAGTTACAAATAAGCAATATTGCGATTTTTTGAATAAATTGAAACCTCATGATGATACTTTAAAAACATATATTGATATTAAAGGAAGTTGGTCTAATCTTAATTGCAGAATATATAAAGACAGTAATGAATTTAAAGTTGAAAAAGATTATGAAAACTATCCGGTAAATTATGTAAGTTGGTACGGAGCAAATGCTTATTGTAAATATTACGGATACAGATTGCCAACAGAAGCAGAATGGGAATACACTGCAAAAGGCGGGAAAGGTAATTTTTTTAAAATATTGTTTAAACGATATTATGAATTTTCAGGCAGTAATGATCCTATTTCGGTAGCTTGGTACAAAGAAAATTCAGAAAGAAAAATTCATAAAGTCGGGACTAAATATCCGAATAAAGCAAATGTTTTTGATATGTCGGGAAATTTGGATGAATGGTGTAACGATTGGTATTTACCTGATTATTATTCAGAAATTGAAAAAGAAAACCCACAAGGGCCCGGTAATGCAGATTTTAAGGTTTACAGAGGCGGATCATGGTATAATTCTGAAAAAATGATAAGAATTACAAACAGAAGAGCATCTAATCCAAAATCTCAAAAAGCAACTATCGGATTCCGTGTTGTGAAAGATGTTGAAACTTTTTCTCCTGCAAGAAATTAA
- a CDS encoding SDR family oxidoreductase, giving the protein MFFKDKTVWITGASSGVGEAMVYALNKEKAQLIISSHEPEELERVRKNCNFESEKIFVLPFNLQEHDKIPNLVSTVIEKFKKVDILFNIGGVSQRSLVKDTIIDVDKRLMDINYFGAIILTKALLPEMIKNKSGHIAVMSSLAGKFGIPLRSAYAASKHALHGFFDTLRAEVYEYNIKVTLFCSAYIKTNIAVNALTEDGSPQKNNDPGAANGIPPEVFAQKALKAVRKGKQEVLTGGKEILGVYLKRFTPRLFSKIIRKQNVR; this is encoded by the coding sequence ATGTTTTTTAAAGATAAAACTGTTTGGATTACGGGAGCTTCATCAGGAGTCGGAGAGGCTATGGTTTATGCTTTAAATAAAGAGAAAGCACAATTAATTATTTCTTCACACGAACCGGAAGAATTAGAAAGAGTAAGGAAAAATTGCAATTTTGAATCTGAAAAGATATTTGTTTTACCTTTCAATCTTCAGGAACATGATAAAATACCGAATTTGGTCAGTACCGTAATTGAAAAATTTAAAAAAGTTGACATACTGTTCAATATCGGAGGTGTAAGTCAACGATCATTAGTGAAAGATACCATTATTGATGTTGATAAAAGGCTAATGGACATTAATTATTTCGGGGCAATAATATTAACAAAAGCCCTTTTACCTGAGATGATTAAAAATAAATCGGGCCATATTGCCGTTATGAGCAGTCTCGCCGGAAAATTCGGAATACCTTTACGCTCGGCATATGCTGCGTCTAAACATGCTTTGCATGGTTTTTTCGATACATTAAGAGCAGAAGTATATGAATACAATATCAAAGTAACATTATTTTGTTCGGCATATATTAAAACCAATATAGCAGTAAATGCACTTACAGAAGACGGTTCACCACAAAAGAATAATGATCCCGGTGCTGCAAATGGAATACCTCCTGAAGTTTTTGCTCAAAAGGCCTTAAAAGCTGTCAGAAAGGGTAAACAAGAAGTTCTTACCGGAGGGAAAGAGATTCTCGGTGTTTATTTGAAAAGATTTACACCTCGACTTTTCTCTAAAATCATCAGAAAACAAAATGTGAGGTGA
- a CDS encoding class I SAM-dependent RNA methyltransferase, with translation MSDKTKHKEIYKLTAKTFHGLEKILSSELKKIGASEITILKRAVSFTGDLEVIYKANYLLRTAINVLWEIHTFKAKTSDELYSNVNKINWDKYLDLNETFSIDKTVYSTFHSHSHFAALKVKDAIADYFNTKYNKRPSVNIKTPDKKIHLHIKGNECTISIDTSGDALFKRNYRKDTDVAPLNEILAAGMVMMTDYKDIEYFYDPMCGSGTILIEAARIFMNMPAQYSRKKFGFLKFANYDYRIWNSIKRNAEKEINREINIKIIGTDISEKIITIARKNISNAGLRHYINIQTKDFINSKFENKRGLIVTNPPYDIRIKSENINNLYKETGNTLKKGFKGWKAYIFSGNKEAVKNIGLKPEQKIILFNGKIECRLLKYEIY, from the coding sequence ATGTCAGACAAAACTAAACATAAAGAAATTTACAAATTGACTGCGAAAACATTTCACGGGCTTGAGAAAATTTTATCTTCAGAACTAAAAAAAATCGGAGCAAGTGAAATAACAATTTTAAAAAGAGCTGTCAGTTTCACAGGCGATCTTGAAGTTATTTATAAAGCAAATTATTTATTAAGAACTGCTATAAATGTTCTATGGGAAATTCATACTTTTAAAGCAAAAACTTCAGATGAACTTTATTCGAATGTCAATAAAATAAATTGGGATAAATATCTTGATCTGAATGAAACATTTTCAATTGACAAAACCGTTTACTCTACTTTTCATTCTCACTCACATTTTGCAGCTTTAAAAGTAAAAGATGCAATTGCTGATTATTTTAATACAAAATATAATAAACGGCCGTCAGTAAATATAAAAACTCCTGATAAAAAGATTCATTTACACATAAAAGGTAACGAATGTACAATCTCAATAGATACATCCGGAGATGCATTATTCAAAAGGAATTACAGAAAAGATACTGATGTTGCACCTTTAAATGAAATACTCGCGGCAGGTATGGTTATGATGACAGATTATAAAGATATAGAATATTTCTACGATCCTATGTGCGGCTCAGGAACAATTTTAATTGAAGCAGCGAGGATATTTATGAACATGCCGGCTCAATACAGTCGAAAAAAATTCGGCTTTCTGAAATTTGCAAATTATGATTACAGAATATGGAATTCGATAAAAAGAAATGCCGAAAAAGAAATTAACAGAGAAATTAACATAAAGATAATCGGAACTGATATTAGCGAAAAAATAATTACTATTGCAAGAAAAAATATATCAAATGCAGGTTTAAGACATTACATTAATATTCAAACAAAAGATTTTATTAATTCAAAATTTGAAAATAAAAGGGGTTTAATCGTTACAAACCCACCATACGATATTCGCATAAAATCTGAAAATATTAATAATTTGTACAAAGAAACAGGCAATACTCTAAAAAAAGGGTTTAAAGGTTGGAAAGCATATATATTCTCCGGAAATAAGGAAGCCGTTAAAAACATCGGGTTAAAACCGGAACAAAAAATCATTTTATTTAACGGAAAAATTGAATGCCGATTATTAAAATATGAAATTTATTAA
- a CDS encoding SiaB family protein kinase, whose amino-acid sequence MSFDLSKWYNKHTEGKTLFSYLGEVTEETISNILDEIEVLLSKEGEDTKLFKRVYYISVETLQNLFHHSDIPVSQNNGSVIEKNVVFILSEKISNRYHITTGNFIKRSNIRVLKERIDQLNFLSKDEVRILYKLILNNEEFSDKGGGGLGMIDLVKRTGNNLSYNFYNFDEEYIFFSLRIAI is encoded by the coding sequence ATGTCTTTTGATTTATCAAAATGGTATAATAAGCATACTGAAGGAAAAACATTATTTTCTTATCTTGGTGAGGTAACGGAAGAAACTATCAGTAATATTTTAGATGAAATTGAAGTTTTATTATCTAAAGAAGGAGAAGATACTAAATTATTTAAACGTGTTTATTACATTTCGGTGGAAACTTTGCAAAATTTATTTCACCATTCAGATATACCGGTATCACAAAATAACGGTTCTGTAATTGAGAAAAATGTTGTATTTATATTAAGTGAAAAGATTAGCAACAGGTATCATATCACAACCGGAAATTTTATTAAACGCTCAAATATAAGAGTTTTAAAAGAAAGGATTGATCAATTAAATTTTTTATCAAAAGATGAAGTAAGAATCTTATATAAATTGATTCTTAATAACGAAGAATTTTCAGACAAAGGTGGCGGAGGCTTAGGAATGATTGACTTAGTTAAAAGAACGGGCAATAATTTAAGCTATAATTTTTATAATTTTGATGAAGAATACATTTTTTTTAGTCTAAGAATTGCAATTTAG
- a CDS encoding DUF1987 domain-containing protein has protein sequence MESIKIERTRKTPDVVFNAETGKIQIEGKSIPENSIEFYKPLVDWLDEYGNNPVENTEVNIKLEYFNTSSSKCILDVFKKLETIYKGDNNVIINWYYEEDDEDMLEAGEDYQSILKIPFKMIEMEE, from the coding sequence ATGGAGTCTATAAAAATTGAAAGAACAAGAAAAACCCCCGATGTAGTATTCAATGCTGAGACAGGGAAAATTCAAATTGAAGGAAAATCTATTCCTGAAAATTCTATTGAATTTTACAAACCACTTGTAGATTGGTTAGATGAATACGGTAATAATCCCGTAGAAAATACTGAAGTTAATATTAAGCTTGAATATTTTAATACAAGTTCATCAAAATGTATTCTTGATGTATTTAAGAAACTGGAAACCATTTATAAAGGAGATAACAATGTTATTATTAACTGGTATTACGAAGAAGATGATGAAGATATGCTGGAAGCCGGAGAAGATTATCAATCTATTCTGAAAATTCCTTTCAAAATGATTGAAATGGAAGAATAA
- the rodA gene encoding rod shape-determining protein RodA, with protein sequence MANKSKIYNIDWITIGLYLLLVIMGWMNIYSSAYEEGSSFNLSSRYGKQFLMIGINLIFLVAVFFLEGHIIPTISYYIFGFIILMLIAVLFLGDKTGGSRSWFIIGSFKLQPAEFAKLATALALSKFLGNDNIKFTSNLKDFFIVAALIVFPAFLILLQGDAGSALVFSAFILVLYRMGLPFYWLLFIFIEILIFIAFFFLPQYMIFIILIIFSLIAYRYLSGNFKESILGFLIILGLTTVGFAIIVFLRLNIDAHIVIACSVFILSVYSIVKALNKRKKVAFIIPVIMLMFIGSVYSVEYAFNNVLEDHHRKRINVLFGIDKNITDEGYNVHQSKIAIGSGGFSGKGYLKGTQTKYDFVPEQDTDFIFCTVGEEWGFIGTSIIIILFTVLLFRIVYLAERQKSVYSKVFGYSLASVLFFHYAVNIAMTVGLAPVIGIPLPFFSYGGSSLFAFSFFLFIFIRLDAERNTVFS encoded by the coding sequence ATGGCAAATAAATCTAAAATATATAATATTGATTGGATAACCATAGGGCTTTATTTGCTGCTTGTGATAATGGGATGGATGAATATTTATTCTTCCGCATATGAAGAAGGATCTTCCTTTAACCTTAGTTCAAGATATGGTAAGCAATTTTTAATGATCGGAATAAATCTAATTTTCTTGGTTGCAGTATTCTTTCTCGAAGGGCATATTATTCCTACAATTTCTTATTATATATTCGGGTTTATTATTTTAATGCTGATAGCCGTTTTGTTTCTCGGAGATAAAACAGGTGGTTCACGTTCATGGTTTATTATCGGAAGTTTTAAGTTACAACCTGCAGAGTTTGCAAAATTGGCAACAGCACTTGCTCTGTCTAAATTTTTAGGAAATGATAATATCAAATTTACATCTAATTTAAAAGATTTCTTTATTGTTGCAGCATTAATTGTGTTTCCTGCTTTTTTAATATTATTGCAAGGCGATGCCGGTTCTGCATTGGTTTTCTCTGCATTTATTTTAGTTCTTTATCGCATGGGTTTGCCTTTTTATTGGTTGTTGTTTATTTTTATTGAGATACTGATTTTTATTGCATTTTTCTTCTTACCGCAATACATGATATTTATTATATTGATAATATTTTCATTGATTGCATACAGATATTTATCAGGCAATTTTAAAGAGTCAATCTTGGGTTTTTTAATAATATTAGGATTAACGACAGTAGGTTTTGCAATTATTGTATTCTTAAGATTAAATATTGATGCACATATTGTTATTGCATGTTCAGTTTTTATCTTATCTGTTTATTCAATTGTAAAGGCATTGAATAAAAGAAAAAAGGTTGCCTTTATAATCCCGGTAATTATGTTAATGTTTATTGGTTCGGTTTATTCCGTAGAATATGCGTTTAATAATGTGTTGGAAGACCATCACCGAAAAAGAATTAATGTTTTATTCGGAATTGATAAGAATATTACTGATGAAGGATATAATGTTCATCAATCAAAAATAGCAATAGGTTCAGGAGGATTTTCCGGAAAAGGTTATTTGAAAGGTACTCAAACAAAATATGATTTCGTACCGGAGCAAGATACTGATTTTATATTTTGTACAGTTGGGGAAGAATGGGGATTTATCGGCACATCAATTATCATAATTCTTTTTACCGTTTTACTGTTCAGAATAGTTTATCTCGCTGAAAGGCAGAAATCTGTTTACTCCAAAGTATTTGGTTATTCTTTGGCTTCTGTATTGTTTTTCCATTATGCAGTTAATATTGCAATGACTGTAGGCTTGGCTCCTGTTATTGGTATTCCGTTGCCTTTCTTTAGTTATGGAGGGTCTTCATTATTTGCATTTTCTTTTTTCCTCTTTATTTTTATAAGGCTTGATGCTGAAAGAAATACAGTATTTTCGTAA
- the mrdA gene encoding penicillin-binding protein 2 — MRTKVIIIGGIFTVTALIFIVRLFFIQVIDTDYKLSAENNTLRQVTQYPSRGVIYDRNGNILVSNKAYYDLKVVPRSLKEFDTVSFCKLININIDEIRKLINKSKKSYQPVIVKKQISQEEFGFIQEYLFKYSDFYVEKRTLREYALPIAAHLSGYIGEVDVNEIRNDAYYKLGDFIGKSGIEKIYEKYLRGKKGVNIFVVDVHGRIQGKYKEEKYDTSAVAGKYLVSTIDSELQAYGEFLMQNKIGGIVAIEPATGEILSLITGPGYNPELFVGKNLPENYPEVKNRKGKPLFNRALRSMQPPGSTFKTVNALIGLDQKVITDRTVFVTSGYDAGTHIVRDHVFGAVTFEKSIQLSCNAYYCNVFKRIIANKNYSDYAEAYERWKEYVESFGLGVNLGTDMDFEKKGILYSSSYYDRYYGKGRWNYNTIISLAIGQGELGFTPLQTANMTAAIANRGYYIIPHVVKEIEGESIEKKFKQKQYTKVNNSYFEPVIEAMEKVVSSGTAMIVYTPGIEICGKTGTAQNPHGDNHSIFIAFAPKDNPKIAISVLVENAGYGSTWAAPIAGLMIEKYLTGSISKPWLEKRISEKSFIKNE, encoded by the coding sequence TTGAGAACAAAGGTCATAATAATTGGAGGTATTTTTACTGTAACGGCTTTGATCTTTATAGTCAGATTATTCTTTATTCAAGTTATTGATACAGATTATAAATTATCTGCCGAAAACAATACATTAAGACAAGTTACTCAGTATCCTTCAAGAGGTGTAATTTATGATCGTAACGGAAATATATTAGTAAGTAATAAAGCTTATTATGATTTGAAGGTTGTTCCGAGAAGTTTAAAGGAATTTGACACAGTTAGTTTTTGCAAATTAATTAATATAAATATTGATGAGATTAGAAAATTAATTAATAAATCAAAAAAATCTTATCAACCTGTAATTGTTAAAAAACAGATAAGTCAGGAAGAATTTGGATTTATACAAGAATATTTGTTCAAATATTCGGATTTTTATGTCGAAAAAAGAACATTAAGAGAATATGCTCTCCCTATTGCAGCACATCTTTCGGGATATATCGGCGAAGTTGATGTTAATGAAATAAGAAATGATGCATATTACAAACTCGGTGATTTTATTGGAAAAAGTGGTATAGAAAAAATATATGAAAAATACTTAAGAGGTAAAAAAGGTGTTAACATCTTTGTTGTTGATGTTCACGGCAGAATTCAAGGAAAATATAAAGAAGAGAAATATGATACATCAGCTGTTGCAGGAAAATATTTAGTATCAACTATTGATTCTGAACTGCAAGCATATGGTGAATTTTTAATGCAAAATAAGATAGGCGGTATAGTGGCAATTGAACCGGCAACAGGTGAAATTTTATCGTTAATAACCGGTCCGGGATATAATCCCGAATTGTTTGTCGGAAAAAATTTACCGGAGAATTATCCGGAAGTTAAAAACAGAAAAGGAAAACCTCTTTTTAACAGAGCCTTAAGATCTATGCAACCACCGGGTTCAACTTTTAAAACGGTAAACGCATTAATAGGATTAGACCAAAAAGTGATTACAGACAGAACCGTATTTGTAACATCAGGTTATGATGCCGGTACTCACATAGTGAGGGATCATGTTTTTGGTGCCGTAACTTTTGAGAAATCAATACAACTTTCTTGCAATGCCTATTACTGTAATGTTTTTAAAAGAATCATTGCAAATAAAAATTATTCCGATTATGCCGAAGCATACGAGAGATGGAAAGAATATGTAGAATCTTTTGGACTGGGAGTAAATTTAGGAACAGATATGGATTTTGAAAAAAAAGGAATTTTATATTCGTCTTCTTATTACGACAGATATTACGGGAAAGGAAGGTGGAATTACAATACAATTATTTCTTTGGCAATAGGTCAAGGTGAGCTGGGTTTTACACCTTTACAAACAGCAAACATGACAGCTGCAATTGCAAATAGAGGGTATTACATAATTCCGCATGTTGTTAAAGAGATTGAAGGAGAAAGTATAGAAAAGAAATTTAAGCAAAAGCAATATACAAAAGTTAATAATTCTTATTTTGAACCGGTTATAGAAGCAATGGAAAAAGTTGTTTCATCAGGAACGGCAATGATTGTTTATACTCCGGGCATAGAGATTTGCGGGAAAACCGGAACAGCTCAAAATCCGCATGGGGATAATCATTCTATCTTTATTGCCTTTGCACCAAAAGATAATCCCAAGATTGCTATATCTGTTTTAGTGGAAAATGCCGGATACGGATCAACTTGGGCTGCACCTATTGCAGGTTTAATGATAGAAAAATATTTAACAGGTTCAATTTCAAAGCCGTGGCTTGAAAAAAGAATATCTGAAAAAAGTTTCATTAAAAATGAATAA
- a CDS encoding rod shape-determining protein MreD produces the protein MTLNILLKYIGRFVFLILLQVLLLNNINLTEYGITPYFYIILIILLPFETPGWVLLLFAFFLGLTIDMFCDTGGAHASASVFIAYIRPLILRMLSLRDGYATETSPVILHYGFSWFYKYAGILTIIHHFVFYFMYEFSFAGFMLTLFKVLITSLLTLILVLISQYLIFRK, from the coding sequence TTGACTTTAAATATATTATTAAAATATATCGGCAGATTTGTATTTCTGATTTTATTACAAGTTTTATTATTAAATAATATTAACTTAACAGAATATGGAATAACCCCGTATTTTTATATAATATTAATCATATTATTGCCCTTTGAAACTCCGGGGTGGGTCTTGTTATTATTTGCTTTTTTTTTAGGGCTTACCATTGATATGTTTTGTGATACCGGAGGAGCTCATGCTTCAGCATCTGTTTTTATTGCATATATAAGACCTTTAATTTTAAGAATGTTAAGCTTAAGAGACGGTTATGCAACTGAAACAAGTCCTGTGATATTACATTACGGATTTTCATGGTTTTATAAATATGCAGGGATTTTGACAATTATTCATCATTTTGTTTTTTATTTTATGTATGAATTTAGTTTTGCCGGTTTTATGCTTACGCTTTTTAAAGTATTAATAACAAGTTTATTGACATTAATTTTAGTATTGATCAGTCAATATTTAATATTCAGAAAATAG